GAAAAAGgttaatttatctaaaaattGTGAACTAACTTCTAACCAAgactttaataaaatatttaaaatgtataACTTAAGGAAGGCAGTACTACGCAGCTCTTAAAACATACAACCGCTAAGGAAACTACTATAAAAACGAATCAAGTGCGGTATTTGATAGCGTGGGGCCAAGGTGCCAGAAGGGATTGACAAATGATGTTATCATCTATAAACAACTCTTTCGAACAAGATACGCATGATGTTGATGGGAATTGTGATGGGCCTGATTTGGATTTTGTATATGCCGACGTAGATACGTATCAGAATGAGATTGCAGAATTGTATAGCTATACGGAGTTCAATGAACTACAACAAAATGTAAAAGCCTTTGAAGATCAAATGGAAATGTATGATTTGCCACCAAACTGGCAAAAGCAAAATTCTGCATCACAACGTAGTATTATAATGAAGTTAATCGATCAACTTGAAGTATCAAGTCGTGCATTTCGTATGCAAGCCGCCCGTTGTATACTTTATTTGGCGCAAGGTTGTTGGGCTGAAGTACAATCGGATGAGGAGCAACATCAGCTTACACGTGATAATGTTATAGTGCTATACGAACTAGGTGTATTTTCATCATTTATAGATTTACTTAATATGGAAATAGAGAGTGCATGTTCGCCTGATATAGTAGCTGTTAAGATAACCAACGTAACATTGGTAGACTCGACCGATTTACGTGTTATACTTTCTGTATTGTATATAATTACGGAAACTATACGTGATGAGTTTGAGAAGGATAGTGAAGACTACAAACAAATTGCAGACGCTTTTATACAAGAAATTAATAGTCCACTACCTGATGGAGAATTGCTAGCAGTGAAGCTTTTGGGAATGATAACTCGTTTTTGTAGTGGAGCTGCCCCACATTTTCCTATGAAGAAAGTTGTACTATTATTATGGAAAATAACATTGCTTGGTTTGGGAGGTATGGAAActttaaaaaatcttaaaaatgagTATCGACTGAAAGCAGGCCTTGAACCGGTCACTGAAGATACTTTGGAGGTAACAAAAAATATGCGTGCTAGCTCACCACCAGCTACCGCTACCGATATATTGGATAATCAAAATCCAAAACGTAACGCATTTAGGTGAGCTTAAgtcaaaaatatatttgtttatagCTGTTGTATATTGATATATTGGGTATGAAATTTATTGGGAGTAATTTGCTAGGTCTAAACAAAGAATGCTAGTACAATAAGCTCCAAGATCATTTATAGTATAACAGATAGGTAAATAATTTtggtaacaataataataatagaagaTTATCAAGGTGAAAGTATCATATtaaatatagaatatatataaatagaagttaattaaatacagatcaaatataaataatataaaatatttgttaGCAAAATTGGGGAATCTAATTTTAAAAGTTATTGTAGTTTTAGCAAACCCTAGGCATCTTGTTTTAAGTTATTGTCAAACACCGAGTTTCGACAGCTTTGAACCAAAGTAAAACTGGTGTTCGTTTACCTTTCATCTTTACCTAGAAATTTTATTCCGAAGTTTAACAATACAATGGGAGATGTCCCAAATACCTCTCGAATATTTAATACCCTATCCCCTAATTTTTTATTGAAGAACCCCGCAAAAACTAGTTAGGATTGCaagttaatttttcaattttcctttcttcaattatttatttttctgtagACGCTCCTTGATGAAGCAACGTTTTCTCGACGAACAAGAGCAAATGGACATAGAATTAACACCGGGCAATGAAAGTGCGCCTTCAAGCAATAATGGCGGCAATGGCAATCAAGAGGAAGATATTTCCCAGTTTTATCGCCAATTTGAGGATCCCTCTGCAAACACAGTGAATCCAAATAATCAACCAAGCTTTTCACAACCGCCGCCCCTGCAAGTTACCACACGACTACCGTGGACATCGAAAGTAAGACAAAAGGACATCGATCAATTCTTGGATATATCGCGTAATAAATTTATTGGCTATTCATTAATTGATGATCATGAAAGTTTAGCCGGTTTGCCACAGCCTATACACGAGGGCGTACAAACTTTACGACGACATATGTATGTCAGTTTGGCTGAtatacaaataaagaaagaagaagaAATTGCACGTAATCCAATTTCTACACAAGAAGATGAGATACCTACAAATCCCGCCGAAACACTCTATCAAGCAATTTTACCAAATTTACCACAATATATGATTGCATTATTAAAAGTTTTATTGGCAGCATCGCCTACATCGAAATCAAAAACCGAAAGCATAAATATAATGGCTGATGTGTTACCCAAAAAAATGCCCATTACAGATTCGCAAAAGTTAACTGTTGATATGAGTCGTCACAAAGAGATCATTGTTAAAGCTGTATCTgcaattattttactttatttgaaacatttcaaaattaatcACATTTATCAATTTGAATTTATGTCACAACATCTTGTTTTCGCCAATTGTATACCGTTGGTATTAAAATTCTTCAATCAAACCATTACTGAATATGTGGGCATGAAAAATACCATACCATTATTGGATTTCCCCTCATGTGTAATTGGCGAACAACCAGATCTTTCGGGTGAAAGTTTCGTTTATGGTGGTGATATCTCTGATAAGCCATACTATTCATGGCGCAATGTCTTCTCTTGCATCAATTTGCTACGTATACTCAATAAATTGATTAAGTGGAAGCATTCACGTGTTATGATGTTAGTCGTTTTTAAATCGGcgccaatattaaaaaaaacgctTAAAGTTCGTCATGCCATGATGCAGTTGTATGTATTGAAATTGTtaaaaatgcaaacaaaataTTTGGGACGTCAATGGCGTAAATCAAATATGAAAACAATGAGCGCAATATATGCAAAGGTGCGGCATCGCTTAAACGATGATTGGGCATTTGGTAATGATTTGGAATCACGACCATGGGACTTTCAAGCTGAAGAATGTACACTACGTGCATGTGTAGATCGTTTCAACTTGCGACGTTACCCAGAGGCTACACAAAAATGTGGCGCAGGAGGTAATAATGGAAATTCTGGAAACTCTGATAACTCAACTGGAAATATGGGTGCTGGTGGTAATAGCATGGGAGGCGGCAATGATGCGAATGGTTTTGGTGGTGGCGGTGGTACTGGCGGTGGCGGTAATGGACATGCACAGTTAAATGATTATGGTGTTGAATGTGGCTTTCCAAGTGATGAAATACTATCACACTCCGATTTTGCATTTTTTGGACATTCAGGTTGGTGGGATCGCAAAGTTGAATTGACGGAGTATTTTAAGGAAAACTATTCGATATGGCTAGAGGAAGAGGTTTACAATAATCAAATTGATTGGGATGCACTATAAGTGATTAAAGAGGCACCAGAAGGGAAACGCTTATAAGATGATGTAATACAGAAGTACACAAAGTAAAGTACATAAATATTGTACAggtaatatgtataaatttaataCTTACATGGACAAGTAATCTATGCATATTTgcaaaaagtgctgaaaatatttTGACGAAAAACAAAAATTCGAAATAATATAAATACGCCTAACAAGCAATAAAGCAATGGAAATATAAAAATGCCTAACATTTAAATGTACTAATtatagagaaaaataaaaaaaaaaaatgggaaaaagagTTACGCCTAAGCTTTGGCGGCGTTAGCAGCAACTGCTCTAAACCACCAATCCATGTTAAATATTTGTGTAGTTCTTTGGCACAATAATGCTTCActtgaaatttgaaatttataacaATTATGCGCAAATTCGCATATAAAAATTAGATGCTACATAAACTAATATACAATATTCATTATGACATATAcagacacatacatatatactcgaGCTAAAGAAATATGAGAAGAAAAAATGAAATTCGTATTAAAGCGCTCATATTTTAAACTTTAAAACACTTAATTTCTCATTAGGTTCTAATTATACACACATCTGTAGTTAAAATCGAATACCATACCATTGTAGTTTATATACTTTATAAAATgctataacaaaattaaaaaagcaaGCAAAAGAacataataaaaaatttcataattaaaTATCTTACCATTTAGCGGGCAAAGCATTCAATGTACTAACCCCCGTATAATTGATACAAGTAAAATGATGACATAATAAAGATTTACAATTTAGATAACAATTTGAAGTTTATGAAGGAGAGAagagaaattataaaaatagacTTGTAAAGTAGAAGGGAAAAAGAGCAGGAGAGAGAAATTAAGGTGTAGGTAAAAAGGTATAGCGAGATAAGCAGAGAATGAATAAAAAAAGAGCAGGAGAGAGAAATTAAGGTGTAGGTAAAGAGGTATACCGAGAAAAGCAGAgaatgaataaaaaaaggaatcgGGACATATAAAAGAAGAAGGCAAGCAGAGGAACAGTAAGAGTAGAACGAAAgttaaaaagaacaagtaaggaaggctaagttcgggtgtaaccgaccattacatactcagctgagagctttggagacaaaataaggggaaatcccCATTTAGGAAAaggaacctaggataaccctggaatgtgtttgtatgacatgtgtatcaaatggaaggtattaaagagtattttaaaagggagtgtttcatagttctataggtggacgccttttcgagatatccccataaagggtGGGGGGTAGGGGGGGTGGGGGGGAAgggggggtgactctagaatgtgtttgtacgatatggctatcaaattaaaggtattattattattattagcttctttatttaGCCGTAGCTATTTAAAACTTTCAGGTACAGTTTAGTAATACAAAATCGGTAATCTTAGCAATAGCTTATtggctcattttttttttatttaattgaaaaaaaaaactttaaaactttttttgtattttttccgaaaagtacatttaaaaacatattaaaaaaaaaaaatgatccgaaaaggtcaatttttgaataagttatagcattttgaaaaacaaaaacggtgttttttttaaaattcataactttttttgagttggatgaaaaaatttgaaaaactgctgaaaaacgtctttcgtaagctagaaaaagaagaaaaactttcagccaattctaaaggggtcgtgttcaaaattggtcgaaatgggatggaataccccatatataataaaataaaataaatagttaaatataactgaaatcaccatgAGTAACATAAATAAACTATttaaagccaaaaaaaaattttggccgCCCAGATTTCTCAAATACCTCTGTGGGACGGCCGGACGGATGATTTGGCTAAATgaattcttttttcgcccagatcatcttgatatagaagtctatatctatctcgattagtttatgccgttacagggcaCCGCtaggcgaacaaaattaatatactctgtgagctctgctcagctgagtataaaaagaagtaaATGAATAGAAATGGGAGATTACATTATACAGTGGCTtagtttactttaaaaatttaaaacttattacAGCTCTAACAGTAACTGCTGtcttttttaaaatcattttattACCTACTTTATTCGAAGAAGACAAGAGGAACTTGAGGCACTTTTAACATcaattatatcaatgttattacAGTAAGGCCCTCATTGGTGCTCGAATAGACCAGAGACCTTTTCCAATCAATGTTTTTGTTGCTTTAACCGAGAAACTAGTCTCAAAAGTTTTATAGgagtgattcaaggttcgattcgagctcaaggccagaacaataattttttctaatgataattattgttattttttaatttttctaaatttgaaaaattgtattttatttttggaatagtaagtagaaaatttttcagacaacctaccatatagctgcgcagatagatccatttcgaagggtgctagcCTTGATCATAagcacgctttaggcatgctgcgctaaccatttagctatacagcggtggtttgtttgactggcaaatttgctacttctattcctttaccaactatatttattcagtgttgcgccatctggtgcaaatcactgataatgctggatttttgtttattgtcaattactttgtttgacattgccaagtgctcatggtttattaacaattttatAGGAGTGTTAAGGGTGTTGTCAGTTCCTTGACGGATGTGACTGCAGTATGTTCCGGTACTAGACCGACTGTTACGCGATTGATTTCTTACCCAAAAAACTTCGTCTCTGTGGAATTTAGTCCCTTAAACCCCTGGGGCTCTCAAACTCCTTTGTTAGTAGGTAAAAACTTAACACATATATTTTATTCTCATAGccattttattgttttatttcatacacaataaattaaaatttatttatagcaATTTCAAGTTTCTTCTTTCATTAATATTTACACATAGTATTTACAAAGTGAGAGAGTAAAATGTACGAATTCTAAATGTTTGAATCCCGATATTATAGCATAGATTCCAAGACGCTCAAAGCAAGAGAGTGCAGATCATTTTCATAGACGCTGCTCAGGCTTGATATATAAACATGAATGCAACTAAAGCTAAAATTGGGTACGTACTATATCTAACTTTTATAACATCTTTCTTACATAATAAAAATTTAGCTGTGCAAATAGTTATATTTAACAACTgtaaatgttcaacatttattaAACGCTTTCACAAATTTTCAACACAGCTTATAAGCACACATTCATAGGTACTAACTTACTGGTGCTCCATGGGACAGTTTTTCGCCGAAATAACATTAAGACTGGCGGTCATTAAACGGCCATCTCTTTTGCCAACACACAGCTCACTATTCAACACACCGCCAACAGCACTACCATGACCAGCTCCACCAACACCACTAACAAAACAACTTGGTAGGCCGAGAAGCTTTTGTGGTGGCGGACAGGCTACATCACAACGTTCATCGAAATAATTTGCAATTTTTTGCAATACAAAAGTCAATATACGTTCTTTACTTAATTCACCATTTAGGAACGTTATATCTTGCCGATCACGTATTTCATTGAAATTCTTCTCATAATTCGGCCATACGCATATTTCAAAATAACCCGTTACGTCTGGAGGATCATAGGTGCGTTTCTGGCGACGTTCAAAGCATTTTTCATAGggtaaatgaaaatgaaattttatattaCATAATGTTAATAACTCTGGTTGATTGAAAATGGTGAAACCTTCAATAATAAGTAAATTAATTTTGTTATCACGTAACTGTGAAAC
The Eurosta solidaginis isolate ZX-2024a chromosome 5, ASM4086904v1, whole genome shotgun sequence DNA segment above includes these coding regions:
- the Strip gene encoding striatin-interacting protein 1 homolog, giving the protein MMLSSINNSFEQDTHDVDGNCDGPDLDFVYADVDTYQNEIAELYSYTEFNELQQNVKAFEDQMEMYDLPPNWQKQNSASQRSIIMKLIDQLEVSSRAFRMQAARCILYLAQGCWAEVQSDEEQHQLTRDNVIVLYELGVFSSFIDLLNMEIESACSPDIVAVKITNVTLVDSTDLRVILSVLYIITETIRDEFEKDSEDYKQIADAFIQEINSPLPDGELLAVKLLGMITRFCSGAAPHFPMKKVVLLLWKITLLGLGGMETLKNLKNEYRLKAGLEPVTEDTLEVTKNMRASSPPATATDILDNQNPKRNAFRRSLMKQRFLDEQEQMDIELTPGNESAPSSNNGGNGNQEEDISQFYRQFEDPSANTVNPNNQPSFSQPPPLQVTTRLPWTSKVRQKDIDQFLDISRNKFIGYSLIDDHESLAGLPQPIHEGVQTLRRHMYVSLADIQIKKEEEIARNPISTQEDEIPTNPAETLYQAILPNLPQYMIALLKVLLAASPTSKSKTESINIMADVLPKKMPITDSQKLTVDMSRHKEIIVKAVSAIILLYLKHFKINHIYQFEFMSQHLVFANCIPLVLKFFNQTITEYVGMKNTIPLLDFPSCVIGEQPDLSGESFVYGGDISDKPYYSWRNVFSCINLLRILNKLIKWKHSRVMMLVVFKSAPILKKTLKVRHAMMQLYVLKLLKMQTKYLGRQWRKSNMKTMSAIYAKVRHRLNDDWAFGNDLESRPWDFQAEECTLRACVDRFNLRRYPEATQKCGAGGNNGNSGNSDNSTGNMGAGGNSMGGGNDANGFGGGGGTGGGGNGHAQLNDYGVECGFPSDEILSHSDFAFFGHSGWWDRKVELTEYFKENYSIWLEEEVYNNQIDWDAL